The stretch of DNA TCTGATATTCCTGGTAATGGCGGCGCTTCCTTTCCAACGCGTCGTAACCGAAGCGCAACTCTTCGGTCATGAGATGATATTTTTCTGCGGTGTGATCAGAGACAAAATCCTGGTGTTTCGACAGGGCCTCTTGCATGAGGGCTGCCGAGCCAATTCGGTCGCCAGCCCGCTCACGCTTCAGGGCTTCATTAGCCTGGTCAGCCAGGTCGACAACGGCAAAGCGCTCCATCAGCTCTGCATCTGGTTTGACTGCTGCCTCTTCAGATTCAGGCACAACCTTGAAGACGAGCTCTGCGTCAGCCGTGTGTTCTTTCTGGTCCGCATCCAACCCGGTCGCCTTAACGGGGATGTGCATTGGGGCTTCATCTGCACCGATAAGGTTCGACAGGCGCAGGTAGAGGCGTTGTTTTTGTTCAGCCACCAGGCTGCCGAGGTAGATCGAAAATTGCCCGCTATTGCCCTCAGCTCGCCAACCTGCTGAAACTTTGGCTTCTACATGCGCAGGCAGAGTGAGTGCCACCCGCACCTCTTTTAAGACAATGCTGATAATCTCATCAAATTCACGCTCAAACACATGTGGGATGGCATTGACCGTCTCAAGGAAGTGGAAATTCCCCCCGCCGTGGTTGGCAATCGCCTCCAACATGTGCTCGTCATAATCCGCACCCACCCCAAAACACGAGGTGGAGATGTTGCGAGAGAACAACTCCTGGGCATGCATTGAAATCGCGCTCACATCGCGCAACCCAACATTGGCCAGCCCGTCAGTCAACAGCAGTGTACGGTTGAAGGATTGTTTGCTGATCGTCTCAGCGATCTGCCGGCAACCTTCCAGCCAGCCCCCGTACAGGAAGGTGCTGCCGCGGCTTTGGATGCCCATGATCTTCGCTTTGGCTTCATGCTTGACCTTCTCGGTGAGGAATTGCGACTGCATCAAGACTTCGACCTCGTTGTCATAGATCACAATCGCCGCACGGTCTTGCTGATCCAGCAAGTCAATCACGTGGGCAGCCGCCTGTTTGGCGAAGTGCAGCTTCTCGCCATGCATCGATCCGCTGCGGTCGATCACCAGCGCAAGGTTGAGAGGCATGCGCGGCTTTTCCAGGGCAGCCGCAGGTGCAGCCAGGTTGATCTCCAGGATGCGCTCACAGGGCTTGCCCGCCGGGATGAGGGTTTTGTCTGCCTGGAGAGTGAGTTTTAAGGTGTTATTTGAATTTTTTGGTTCATATCAATATCTCCTTTTCTATTTACCGATCAAATAGTGAATGTGCAAAAGACAGCAAGCGTTTAATTTTATACAGGGTTTCTTTGTCACGAGTTTCACGGGTGTGGAGTTCAATCCCTTCCGCCAGTACCATCCGCCTCCAGCGTTCCTCCAGGGGAGGCGCGGAGGGCGGTTCTGCCCTGCTCTGGTCGTCTCGACTGCGACGATGGAACTCAAACGAATCCTGATATGCATAAAAACTCTGATAATTCTTGATCTCGCGGATCATGCCGTGAGCTTCTTCCAGCCCTTTGATGTAATCCAGCGCGCTGCCCTCTTCATCAGTTTGGGCAGGGCTGCCTTCTTCGGGTCTGGCTGCCTTGATCCTGGCTAATAAATCCTCCTGGTCATCGCGATAATGCTGGATCTCAAGCGGTGTCAGTACGTCCATCAAGGCACGGATGTCTTTCAGCGGCAGGTGCATCTCTTTTAAGATCAAGATCAGGTCCAAACGATCCAGGTGCTCTTGCGAGTAGCTGGCATATTTACCGCGCTTGTCTGGCCCGGGAAGTAAACCTTCCTGCATGTAGTAATGGAGCGTACGCACACTCAACCCGCTATGGTTGGCAAGGTCGTCAATGCTCAATTCATCCGTCATCTCAAATCCAATCGTTTATAATCTCAGTATCACTGTTATTATACAGTATAACTGAAATTTGTCAAGGGTTTTCGGAGGAATTCAATGGTTTTAAGAGTATTAAATGCAAGCAAAACAACGCCTATTCCTATCGATTAACAATTCACGATTACCGTCAGCTTCGTTCGGATCTAAAACCTGTTATCCATCGCTGTTTTGGGTGCATTGCAAGGGCTTGGAAGAGCGTCTTTTCCGGCTTATGATAAACTTATGAATCAAACCCAAAGTGTTGATCTAAAGGGTCGATGTGCAGCAAACAAAACAGG from Brevefilum fermentans encodes:
- a CDS encoding vWA domain-containing protein, whose translation is MPLNLALVIDRSGSMHGEKLHFAKQAAAHVIDLLDQQDRAAIVIYDNEVEVLMQSQFLTEKVKHEAKAKIMGIQSRGSTFLYGGWLEGCRQIAETISKQSFNRTLLLTDGLANVGLRDVSAISMHAQELFSRNISTSCFGVGADYDEHMLEAIANHGGGNFHFLETVNAIPHVFEREFDEIISIVLKEVRVALTLPAHVEAKVSAGWRAEGNSGQFSIYLGSLVAEQKQRLYLRLSNLIGADEAPMHIPVKATGLDADQKEHTADAELVFKVVPESEEAAVKPDAELMERFAVVDLADQANEALKRERAGDRIGSAALMQEALSKHQDFVSDHTAEKYHLMTEELRFGYDALERKRRHYQEYQNKRGGQAIRDYQINFVAGVPLARIEGYSVFIDTAAPSSIAEFPDWLFMNEAFKIQGEDHGMTCSQLSQELGISVDMMLAMDILHHLHMRINPVQGLVQFSRQALRSSGMRLPVLTGETPPHVMLKIGKQDISMRLVTGLKFNYVPERFVVGLNQVSTVGDRLPGGEGFQTHLYKLPLPVGSRVLSLNCGVVPKSLRSALGLGENEGVLGADLLQSLPITLAFPDGEMILYI
- a CDS encoding MerR family transcriptional regulator, yielding MTDELSIDDLANHSGLSVRTLHYYMQEGLLPGPDKRGKYASYSQEHLDRLDLILILKEMHLPLKDIRALMDVLTPLEIQHYRDDQEDLLARIKAARPEEGSPAQTDEEGSALDYIKGLEEAHGMIREIKNYQSFYAYQDSFEFHRRSRDDQSRAEPPSAPPLEERWRRMVLAEGIELHTRETRDKETLYKIKRLLSFAHSLFDR